A part of Desulfofundulus salinus genomic DNA contains:
- a CDS encoding sensor histidine kinase, with the protein MFDISALDRVIKDTLAAMENGKSQIFEIAEATQIECNRIQQELQQVIEELRKTIDQVDDLEIREKKARIHLMEVSRDFKRYREEDIKSAYEKAQNLQLRLSDLRNQEKMLRFRRDQLEINLRHMKTSLAKVESTLAHLSTAINYLSNNLQQVSLKVGELQQLHDLGVSIIRAQEEERKRVAREIHDGPAQMMANIVMRAEFCLKLLEIDPARLKEELNALRELVRQSLQDVRKIIFDLRPMVLDDLGLVAALKRYVADFREQYGIAAEFSFFGQDRRLPVSTEVTLFRIVQECLNNVRKHAAAHSVLIKMEVLPERVNLLVRDDGKGFDLEEVKNSSRPEGYGLINIRERAQLLNGSVQINTAPGRGTAVYVTVPLQE; encoded by the coding sequence TTGTTCGACATTTCAGCGTTGGACAGGGTGATCAAAGATACTCTTGCCGCCATGGAAAATGGAAAGAGCCAGATTTTCGAGATCGCGGAAGCCACGCAGATTGAATGCAACCGCATCCAGCAAGAGTTGCAGCAGGTGATCGAGGAACTGAGGAAGACCATCGACCAGGTGGATGATCTGGAAATAAGGGAGAAAAAGGCGCGCATTCACCTCATGGAAGTAAGCAGGGATTTCAAGCGCTACCGGGAGGAAGATATCAAAAGCGCCTACGAAAAGGCCCAAAATTTGCAACTCCGTTTAAGCGACCTGCGTAATCAGGAAAAAATGCTCCGCTTCCGCCGGGATCAGCTGGAAATAAACTTAAGGCACATGAAAACCAGCCTGGCCAAAGTGGAAAGTACCCTTGCCCACCTGAGCACGGCCATTAATTACCTCAGCAACAACCTGCAGCAGGTGTCGCTGAAAGTAGGGGAACTGCAGCAGCTCCACGATCTCGGGGTCAGCATAATCAGGGCCCAGGAAGAGGAACGCAAGCGCGTCGCCCGGGAAATACATGACGGACCCGCGCAAATGATGGCCAACATCGTCATGCGGGCAGAATTTTGTCTTAAACTATTAGAAATCGATCCCGCCAGGTTGAAGGAAGAGCTTAATGCCCTGCGGGAGCTCGTCCGGCAAAGCCTGCAGGACGTGCGCAAAATCATCTTTGACCTGCGGCCGATGGTACTGGACGACCTGGGGCTGGTGGCGGCCTTAAAGCGTTATGTGGCCGATTTTCGGGAGCAGTACGGAATAGCCGCCGAATTTTCCTTTTTTGGACAGGACCGGCGACTGCCCGTTTCTACGGAGGTAACGTTATTTCGGATTGTCCAGGAATGCCTGAATAACGTGCGCAAGCACGCGGCGGCCCACAGCGTACTGATCAAAATGGAGGTCCTGCCGGAGAGGGTAAACCTTTTGGTCAGGGATGACGGGAAAGGCTTTGATCTTGAGGAAGTAAAAAATAGCAGCCGCCCGGAAGGTTACGGGCTGATCAATATCCGCGAAAGGGCACAGCTTCTAAACGGTTCTGTACAAATCAACACGGCCCCGGGCAGGGGGACTGCGGTATATGTAACGGTTCCGCTGCAGGAATAG
- a CDS encoding DUF192 domain-containing protein, with translation MRLSNLTRNALLAQNVRVAANFWSRLKGLMGRRKMEHGEALVLEKCRAVHTCFLRLHIDVAFLDEKGTVLKTLVNLPPYRFTMPVPGARRVVELPAGVLLKTGTVPGDTLSFSEKEVIRNEKNGAQNFHCH, from the coding sequence ATGCGTTTGAGTAATTTAACCCGCAACGCATTGCTGGCCCAGAATGTGCGGGTGGCGGCAAACTTCTGGTCACGGTTGAAGGGGCTTATGGGCAGGCGGAAGATGGAACATGGCGAGGCTCTTGTTCTGGAAAAATGCCGGGCCGTCCACACCTGCTTTCTGCGTTTGCATATTGATGTGGCTTTTCTGGATGAAAAGGGGACGGTGCTCAAAACCCTGGTCAATCTGCCTCCTTACCGGTTCACCATGCCGGTGCCCGGGGCGCGCCGGGTGGTTGAGCTGCCCGCCGGCGTTCTCTTGAAAACCGGCACAGTACCGGGGGACACGCTCAGTTTTTCTGAAAAAGAGGTGATCCGCAATGAAAAAAACGGGGCGCAAAATTTCCATTGCCACTAA
- a CDS encoding A24 family peptidase, translating into MMISFDILVIVLTAICLYTDLRWNKIYNKVLLPFALIGAGMQLYFHGPKGLAEGMAGFLTGLLLLLIPFAMRQMGAGDVKLLATIGMIKGPQFTLFVFLGAALAGGLMSCVLLIRQGRLLFSLRAIGCAALLRLARVPAQYALTPLEQAAPGDAIPFGAAILAGVFAAYLFAFILR; encoded by the coding sequence ATGATGATTTCTTTTGACATTCTCGTGATCGTGCTCACGGCCATCTGCCTGTACACGGATCTGCGCTGGAACAAAATATACAATAAAGTGTTGTTGCCCTTTGCCCTCATCGGCGCCGGCATGCAGTTGTATTTTCATGGTCCAAAAGGCCTGGCGGAGGGGATGGCCGGTTTTTTGACCGGCCTGTTGCTTCTCTTGATCCCCTTTGCCATGCGCCAGATGGGGGCGGGAGATGTGAAGCTGCTGGCCACGATCGGGATGATCAAGGGGCCGCAATTTACCCTTTTCGTTTTTTTGGGCGCGGCGCTGGCCGGCGGCCTGATGTCCTGTGTTTTGCTGATCAGGCAGGGGCGCCTGCTTTTCTCCCTGCGGGCGATCGGATGCGCTGCCCTCCTTCGCCTTGCCCGGGTTCCCGCCCAGTACGCCTTAACTCCCCTGGAACAGGCCGCGCCGGGTGACGCGATTCCCTTCGGGGCCGCCATTTTAGCAGGCGTTTTTGCGGCCTATTTGTTTGCGTTTATTTTGAGGTGA
- a CDS encoding pilus assembly protein TadG-related protein → MIKKVLSRLAADERGGAFVLVSLMMLGLLGFAALVTDFGLYSLNKQRLINAVDAAALAGAAELSPAGSGDEAVAKSCAEQYALQNGADPAGLTVSISNSPSGLKVVEVTAEKEVDFILARLLGYTSGKVQAAASAAVAGVTSCRGVAPLLVPKQNFQFGKRYTLKYGDPAYPGNFGALALGGTGSSTYRQNLIYGYSGEIAVGDLVTTEPGNMSGPTEGIDERLARCKNNCTVDHFEPGCPKILIIPVYDPGGTLYGRSQVKVEGFAAFFVDRADSEKDEIHGYFICTTVEGEADFSRPPDTGLYAVRLLE, encoded by the coding sequence ATGATTAAAAAAGTTCTTTCCCGTCTGGCGGCGGATGAAAGGGGCGGTGCTTTCGTTCTGGTTTCCCTGATGATGCTGGGCCTGCTCGGTTTTGCCGCCCTGGTCACCGATTTCGGCCTGTATAGCTTAAACAAGCAGCGCCTGATTAACGCCGTGGACGCTGCGGCGCTGGCGGGCGCTGCGGAGCTGTCTCCCGCCGGGAGCGGCGACGAAGCGGTCGCTAAAAGCTGCGCCGAGCAATACGCGCTGCAAAACGGGGCCGATCCCGCGGGGCTGACGGTTTCTATTTCCAACAGCCCGTCCGGGCTGAAGGTGGTTGAGGTAACCGCCGAGAAAGAAGTGGACTTCATCCTGGCCCGGCTGCTGGGGTATACATCCGGAAAAGTGCAGGCCGCCGCTTCCGCCGCCGTGGCGGGTGTTACCTCTTGCCGGGGGGTTGCCCCTTTGCTGGTGCCCAAACAGAACTTTCAATTTGGAAAAAGGTACACTTTAAAATACGGGGATCCCGCCTATCCCGGAAATTTCGGCGCCCTGGCCCTGGGCGGCACCGGGTCGAGCACTTACCGGCAGAACTTGATTTATGGATACAGCGGCGAGATCGCGGTAGGAGACCTGGTCACGACCGAGCCGGGCAACATGAGCGGCCCTACCGAGGGCATCGACGAGCGGCTGGCCCGCTGCAAAAACAACTGCACGGTGGACCATTTTGAGCCGGGCTGCCCGAAAATCCTGATTATTCCCGTTTACGATCCCGGCGGTACGCTCTACGGGAGAAGCCAGGTAAAAGTAGAGGGCTTTGCCGCCTTTTTTGTCGACCGGGCCGATTCAGAAAAGGACGAAATACACGGGTATTTTATTTGCACCACGGTGGAAGGAGAGGCGGATTTTTCCCGGCCTCCGGATACCGGCCTTTATGCGGTGAGATTGCTGGAGTAG
- a CDS encoding response regulator, whose protein sequence is MTIKVVIADDHPLIREGLRRILSLAPDVIIAGEAESGEQAVELTRRTGADVVLLDVNMPGMNGITACKLIKTEMPGTKVIALTIHDQEEYLFELIRAGVSAYLLKDVSPDKLLEAILGVTRGESFISPRLAAKVFQEFNRRTGKAGNILTNRELEILQLLAQGESNKSIAQKLFISEKTVKNHLTNIFQKLNVNDRTQAVLYAIKNKLVQV, encoded by the coding sequence TTGACGATCAAGGTTGTTATTGCGGATGACCACCCTTTGATCAGGGAGGGCCTGCGCAGGATCCTTTCCCTGGCGCCGGACGTGATTATCGCCGGGGAAGCGGAAAGCGGGGAGCAGGCCGTGGAGTTGACTCGCCGGACGGGGGCGGACGTTGTACTCCTCGACGTCAATATGCCCGGCATGAACGGCATTACCGCCTGCAAGTTAATTAAAACGGAAATGCCCGGCACCAAAGTTATCGCCTTAACCATCCATGACCAGGAAGAATACTTATTTGAGCTGATCCGGGCCGGGGTCTCGGCCTATCTGTTAAAGGACGTGAGCCCGGACAAATTGCTGGAAGCCATTTTGGGTGTAACCCGCGGGGAATCCTTTATTTCGCCCCGGCTGGCGGCGAAAGTTTTTCAGGAGTTCAACCGCCGGACGGGGAAAGCGGGAAATATTCTGACCAACCGGGAGTTGGAAATCCTCCAGCTGCTCGCCCAGGGGGAAAGCAACAAAAGCATCGCCCAAAAACTTTTCATCAGCGAAAAGACGGTGAAAAACCACCTGACCAATATCTTTCAAAAGTTAAACGTTAATGATCGAACGCAGGCGGTGCTTTACGCCATCAAAAACAAGCTGGTGCAGGTGTGA
- a CDS encoding CpaF family protein, with translation MSLFARFEQKNRRIFEPGGAIQVNKSMQPARQASSVSPKDPFQDLKVDLHKKVIAELADLPQEKRDRRESVAERIGDLVGRLIDESGQHVSRSDRQRIINEIIDEAIGFGPITSLLKDPEVTEIMVNGPRQVYVERGGRLELTPITFRDDQHVMHVIEKIVAPLGRRIDESSPMVDARLPDGSRVNAIIPPLALNGPTITIRKFFQDPLTVENLLSLGTLTEEMALFLEACVRARLNMIVSGGTGSGKTSMLNILSSFIPADERIITIEDAAELQLRQEHVVTLESRPANMEGRGEVTIRDLVRNALRMRPDRIIVGEVRSGEALDMLQAMNTGHDGSLTTGHANSPRDILSRLETMVLMAGVDLPVRAIREQISSALDVIVHMARLKDGSRKVTHITEVQGMEGDVIVLQDLFLFEQTGVDGNGKILGRFRATGIRPKFIDRLEVCGIELPPNIFWLR, from the coding sequence TTGTCCCTTTTTGCGAGGTTTGAGCAGAAGAACAGGAGAATTTTTGAACCCGGCGGAGCTATACAGGTAAATAAAAGCATGCAGCCTGCCAGGCAGGCTTCTTCCGTTTCCCCAAAAGACCCCTTCCAGGACCTTAAAGTCGACCTGCACAAGAAAGTTATCGCCGAACTGGCGGACCTGCCCCAGGAGAAAAGAGACCGCCGCGAATCGGTGGCTGAAAGGATCGGGGACCTGGTCGGCAGATTGATTGATGAATCCGGGCAGCACGTCTCCCGTTCCGACCGCCAGCGGATCATCAATGAGATTATCGATGAAGCGATTGGTTTTGGCCCGATCACCTCCCTGTTGAAAGACCCGGAAGTTACGGAAATAATGGTCAACGGGCCGCGTCAGGTCTACGTGGAGCGTGGGGGCAGGCTGGAGCTCACCCCCATTACTTTCCGGGACGACCAGCACGTCATGCACGTGATTGAAAAAATCGTGGCCCCTCTGGGGCGAAGAATAGACGAGAGCTCCCCCATGGTCGACGCCCGGTTGCCGGACGGCTCCCGGGTCAACGCCATTATTCCTCCCCTGGCCTTGAACGGGCCTACCATTACCATCCGTAAATTTTTTCAGGATCCGCTCACGGTGGAAAATCTGCTGTCGCTGGGCACCCTTACGGAAGAAATGGCCCTTTTCCTGGAAGCGTGTGTGCGTGCGCGCCTGAACATGATTGTCTCCGGAGGCACGGGAAGCGGGAAGACAAGCATGCTGAATATTCTCTCCTCTTTTATCCCGGCCGATGAGCGGATCATTACCATTGAGGACGCGGCCGAACTGCAGCTGCGCCAGGAGCATGTCGTCACCCTGGAAAGCCGTCCCGCAAATATGGAAGGGCGGGGGGAGGTAACCATCCGGGACCTGGTGCGCAACGCTTTGCGGATGCGCCCGGACCGCATTATCGTGGGTGAGGTGCGCAGCGGCGAAGCGCTGGACATGCTGCAGGCCATGAACACGGGGCATGACGGCTCTTTGACCACCGGGCACGCCAATTCCCCCCGGGACATTCTTTCGCGCCTGGAAACCATGGTGCTGATGGCGGGGGTGGACTTGCCCGTGCGTGCCATCAGGGAACAGATTTCCTCGGCCCTCGATGTGATCGTGCACATGGCGCGCCTTAAGGACGGGTCCCGAAAAGTCACCCACATTACGGAAGTACAGGGGATGGAAGGGGACGTGATCGTCCTCCAGGATCTTTTTCTTTTCGAGCAGACGGGCGTGGACGGCAACGGAAAAATACTCGGCCGGTTCCGGGCCACCGGGATCAGGCCAAAATTTATAGACCGCCTGGAAGTGTGCGGGATCGAGCTGCCGCCGAATATTTTCTGGCTGCGCTAA
- a CDS encoding type II secretion system F family protein, with the protein MDLKVIALFTFLSVALLAPGLQQLILARKKFITDRLKELAGRGGPGGNGRMEKINQDLRHNFFKSLLAHAGRLSPRVLSMAADRRLAEADLPFKGEEFVALAVFCAAGGGVIAVALTGRPELAVLAALAAGAAPFWLVKAIAKRRVMLFNGQIADTLLIMANSLRAGFSFIQAIEVVQREMPPPIGREFGRTFRELSLGTPVEEALTSLVKRVKSEDLSLVVTAVLIQRQVGGNLAEVLDKIARTIQERVRIQGEIRALTAQGRLSGTIISVLPVFLVVVMVLINPGYIGVLFTHPTGRMMLGAAVLAELLGWFLIKRIVRISV; encoded by the coding sequence GTGGATTTAAAGGTTATTGCCCTTTTTACTTTTCTGTCCGTAGCGTTGCTTGCGCCGGGGCTGCAGCAACTCATCCTGGCCCGGAAGAAGTTTATCACCGACCGGCTAAAAGAACTGGCCGGGCGGGGAGGCCCGGGCGGAAACGGCCGGATGGAAAAGATTAATCAAGACCTGCGCCATAACTTCTTTAAATCGCTGCTCGCCCACGCGGGCCGGTTGTCCCCGCGGGTGTTGAGTATGGCCGCGGACAGGCGGCTGGCCGAAGCTGATCTGCCTTTCAAAGGAGAAGAATTTGTCGCCCTGGCCGTGTTTTGCGCGGCCGGGGGAGGTGTTATCGCTGTTGCGCTGACCGGGCGCCCGGAGCTGGCCGTGCTGGCTGCGCTGGCCGCCGGGGCGGCGCCTTTCTGGCTGGTAAAGGCAATCGCAAAAAGACGGGTGATGCTTTTTAACGGCCAGATTGCCGATACTCTTTTGATCATGGCCAACTCTTTGCGCGCCGGTTTTAGTTTTATACAGGCCATTGAAGTGGTCCAGCGGGAGATGCCGCCGCCCATCGGGCGGGAATTTGGACGCACCTTTAGGGAGTTAAGCCTGGGCACGCCGGTGGAGGAGGCGTTGACCAGCCTGGTTAAAAGAGTGAAAAGCGAAGACCTGTCCCTGGTGGTTACTGCCGTGCTCATCCAGCGGCAGGTGGGAGGGAACCTGGCCGAGGTGCTGGATAAGATTGCCCGGACCATTCAGGAAAGGGTGCGTATTCAGGGGGAAATCCGTGCTCTGACTGCCCAGGGACGCCTTTCCGGAACAATCATCAGTGTGTTGCCCGTATTCCTGGTTGTTGTAATGGTGCTCATCAATCCAGGGTATATCGGTGTCCTGTTTACCCACCCTACCGGGCGGATGATGCTGGGCGCGGCGGTGCTGGCCGAGCTATTGGGATGGTTTTTAATTAAAAGGATTGTCCGTATAAGCGTTTGA
- the cpaB gene encoding Flp pilus assembly protein CpaB has product MLRGKVNLFLILAVIFGLVAAYGVYTYLQQLKATYQSTGDFRPVVLAREKIPPQTKITENMLEVKEIPSSYIHKEALAKREEVVGKITTTVIYPGEQILKAKIAGPKDPSQGLAFLVSAGKRAATIAVNDVSGVAGLLRPGDRVDVAGTVDVPSGSARETVTSLLIQNVNVLAVNQSADPNPVKNNSKSVQTQTVTLEVTPQQAQTLILAAERGSVRLLLRSPGDGAEVALPSARLGHLVR; this is encoded by the coding sequence TTGTTGCGCGGGAAAGTTAACCTGTTCCTTATCCTGGCCGTAATTTTTGGCCTTGTGGCAGCATATGGAGTTTATACCTATCTTCAGCAGTTAAAGGCCACCTACCAGAGCACCGGTGATTTTCGACCGGTGGTCCTGGCCCGGGAAAAAATCCCACCCCAGACAAAGATTACAGAAAATATGCTGGAGGTCAAGGAGATACCGTCTTCTTACATCCATAAGGAAGCGCTTGCGAAGCGGGAAGAAGTGGTGGGCAAAATTACCACCACCGTAATCTATCCCGGAGAGCAGATTTTAAAGGCGAAAATAGCCGGACCCAAAGATCCTTCCCAGGGATTGGCCTTTCTGGTTAGTGCCGGAAAAAGGGCGGCCACCATTGCCGTCAACGATGTTTCTGGCGTCGCCGGGCTCTTACGGCCCGGGGACAGGGTGGACGTGGCGGGTACGGTGGATGTGCCTTCAGGAAGCGCCAGGGAAACTGTTACTTCCCTGCTCATTCAAAATGTAAATGTTTTGGCCGTCAACCAGTCCGCGGACCCGAACCCGGTCAAAAACAACAGTAAGTCTGTACAGACTCAAACGGTTACTCTGGAGGTTACCCCGCAACAGGCACAGACGCTGATCCTGGCCGCCGAAAGGGGGTCCGTTCGCCTGCTGCTGCGTTCACCCGGTGATGGAGCGGAAGTGGCCCTCCCGTCTGCCCGGCTGGGACATCTCGTGCGCTAG
- a CDS encoding Flp family type IVb pilin, whose protein sequence is MRNLVTRLVKEESGQGMAEYGLILALVAIAAIAALGILSGGINEIFNKIGGKLSTEGGKVQ, encoded by the coding sequence ATGCGGAATTTAGTGACCCGTCTGGTGAAGGAAGAGAGCGGGCAGGGGATGGCCGAGTACGGGTTGATCCTGGCGCTGGTGGCCATTGCGGCCATTGCGGCCTTAGGAATTTTGTCGGGCGGCATCAACGAAATTTTTAACAAGATTGGTGGCAAGCTCAGTACCGAGGGTGGAAAAGTCCAATAA
- a CDS encoding HAMP domain-containing protein → MKKTGRKISIATKISIYFGLLISFLIITVGCSTYIRIQQIMELQIKEKGEAVASAVTALAAEWLQAGDPQLLNKLFSDLKANEDIGEAAIVNSGGKIVAHTNTLLIGRTVSEGSSEGIFQKSVSPGPVLSAPVRTAEGSLLGYFYIQMDQERTKRYMRNLALTMVFVLLAALYAGIMLAHIISKRVLRLPINDLMEATRHIATGNFAYKVPVRKQDELGNLAQAFNTMTAYLTNLFRTVQLSTMEMAKSSQLILARTESYCSTAGKDQKEMTELTEITNAARRLARVVDRLNSLSLQFKITN, encoded by the coding sequence ATGAAAAAAACGGGGCGCAAAATTTCCATTGCCACTAAAATAAGCATTTACTTTGGCCTGTTAATTTCTTTTCTAATCATTACGGTGGGTTGTTCTACTTACATCCGTATCCAGCAAATCATGGAGCTTCAAATAAAAGAGAAAGGCGAGGCCGTTGCCTCCGCCGTTACCGCCCTGGCGGCGGAGTGGCTGCAGGCCGGTGACCCGCAGCTATTAAACAAGCTCTTTTCCGACCTGAAGGCGAATGAAGATATCGGGGAAGCGGCCATCGTTAATTCCGGCGGGAAAATAGTTGCTCATACCAATACCCTTTTAATTGGCAGAACTGTGTCCGAGGGCTCTTCGGAAGGAATCTTTCAAAAAAGCGTTTCCCCCGGTCCGGTGCTCAGCGCTCCGGTAAGAACTGCCGAAGGCAGTTTGCTGGGCTACTTTTACATCCAGATGGATCAGGAACGAACAAAAAGATACATGCGCAACCTGGCCCTGACCATGGTTTTTGTTTTGCTGGCAGCGTTGTATGCTGGAATCATGCTGGCACACATCATCAGCAAACGTGTTTTACGCCTGCCTATTAATGATTTAATGGAAGCTACCCGTCATATCGCCACCGGCAATTTCGCCTATAAAGTTCCGGTACGCAAGCAGGACGAGCTGGGCAACCTGGCCCAGGCGTTTAACACCATGACCGCCTACCTGACCAATCTTTTCCGGACAGTCCAGCTGAGCACCATGGAGATGGCCAAAAGCAGCCAGCTTATTTTGGCCCGCACGGAAAGCTACTGCTCCACCGCCGGGAAAGACCAGAAAGAGATGACGGAGCTGACGGAAATAACCAATGCAGCCCGCCGGTTGGCCCGGGTGGTAGACAGGTTGAACAGCCTTTCTCTGCAATTTAAGATTACAAATTGA
- a CDS encoding TadE/TadG family type IV pilus assembly protein, with amino-acid sequence MWKKIIRSQKGQAMVELALLLPVLLLILGGIIEFGRIFHAYLVITGASREGARVAVVGETYDGVREKVIASAPSLDANSLDVLLEPESYGRGDMLTVTVTYPVDLVIPLISALLPDPFTIKAATTMRVE; translated from the coding sequence ATGTGGAAAAAAATTATCCGCTCGCAAAAAGGGCAGGCGATGGTGGAACTGGCCCTGTTGCTTCCGGTGTTGTTGTTGATTTTAGGGGGAATTATTGAATTCGGGCGCATTTTCCATGCTTATCTGGTGATCACCGGTGCCAGCCGCGAGGGTGCCCGGGTCGCCGTGGTAGGGGAGACTTACGATGGGGTGCGCGAGAAGGTAATCGCTTCTGCACCGTCGCTGGACGCCAATTCCCTGGACGTTTTGCTGGAACCCGAGAGTTACGGGCGGGGGGACATGCTCACGGTGACGGTGACTTATCCCGTGGACCTGGTCATTCCCCTGATCAGTGCGTTGCTGCCGGATCCCTTCACCATTAAAGCCGCTACCACGATGCGGGTGGAGTGA
- a CDS encoding type II secretion system F family protein, whose product MLGAPALSFREQELKAPFLQRVVRPVLRKMIGLAGVFIPAEKTAVLEEKLNRAGRPGGLSAGEYALLKYFAAGAAGVFFFFFSGVVHLEPVPTCLFSFLGVLLGWHMPNFYLEARIRDRAELIRKELPDVLDLLTVSVEAGLGFDGALLKVAEKKKGLLAKEFSQILREINMGKPRREALRDAAERLGVDEFSSFAGSIIVADRLGISIGNVLRVQSAQMRNKRRQRAEERAMKAPVKMLFPMVFFIFPAVFLVLLGPAVIKISKVFTR is encoded by the coding sequence GTGTTGGGAGCCCCCGCCTTATCTTTCCGGGAACAGGAATTAAAGGCGCCCTTTTTGCAAAGGGTGGTCCGGCCGGTTTTAAGAAAAATGATTGGCCTGGCCGGTGTTTTCATCCCGGCCGAAAAAACTGCCGTTCTGGAAGAGAAACTGAACCGGGCAGGGAGGCCGGGCGGTCTGAGCGCCGGCGAGTACGCCTTGCTCAAGTACTTTGCCGCCGGAGCGGCCGGGGTATTTTTCTTTTTCTTTTCCGGAGTGGTCCACCTGGAGCCGGTCCCAACCTGCCTGTTTTCCTTCCTGGGCGTTCTGCTGGGCTGGCACATGCCGAACTTCTATCTTGAGGCCCGGATCCGGGACCGCGCCGAACTGATCAGAAAAGAACTTCCGGATGTGCTGGACCTGTTGACCGTAAGCGTGGAAGCGGGCCTGGGCTTTGACGGCGCCCTTTTGAAGGTGGCGGAGAAAAAGAAAGGCCTGCTGGCCAAAGAGTTTTCGCAAATACTGCGGGAAATAAACATGGGCAAGCCGCGGCGTGAAGCCCTCCGGGATGCAGCCGAAAGGCTGGGGGTGGACGAGTTTTCCTCCTTTGCCGGTTCCATCATCGTCGCCGACCGGTTGGGGATCAGTATTGGCAACGTGCTGCGCGTGCAGTCGGCACAAATGAGAAACAAGAGGCGCCAGCGGGCCGAAGAAAGAGCGATGAAGGCGCCGGTGAAAATGCTTTTCCCCATGGTGTTTTTTATATTTCCCGCCGTATTCCTGGTTCTCCTGGGGCCGGCGGTGATCAAAATCAGTAAAGTTTTTACCAGGTGA
- a CDS encoding AAA family ATPase, translated as MDTTKVLIADDIAGTREDIKRLLYFEEDIKVVGEAADGEEALRLTETLQPDVVLMDINMPRMDGIQATELISMQFPEVAVVIISIQGEQEYLRKAMAAGARDYLVKPFNSSELAETIRRAGAFHKKRQVHFSGGQVAGATPQPARIPGKVITLFSTKGGVGRTTLACNLAVALAQGTGQKVVLVDLDLAGGDAAVLLNMPTKGTVTEVIQEPDYADPSLLESYLAPHFSGINALLSPADPEQAETVTGAQVTVILQTLKKSYDYVVVDTCAYLNEVVVGALEAADQVLVLVTQDLPALKHARLNIDILERLNFHSKIKLILNKTRPDMLKPNELEKSLNFSLWHAVPAEEKIVLPSINRGMPFVLAEAGSAISQSIFELAGLLTRGEEEAAGKGRIVPESRADYRERKSLLGKFFKTSAKPVSLR; from the coding sequence TTGGATACGACCAAAGTTTTAATTGCCGACGACATTGCCGGCACCAGGGAGGACATTAAACGCCTTCTTTACTTTGAGGAAGATATCAAAGTAGTCGGGGAAGCCGCCGACGGGGAGGAAGCCCTGCGCCTTACCGAAACCCTGCAGCCGGATGTGGTTTTGATGGATATCAACATGCCCAGGATGGACGGTATTCAGGCGACGGAGCTGATCTCAATGCAGTTTCCGGAAGTTGCCGTGGTGATCATTTCCATCCAGGGGGAACAGGAATACCTGCGCAAGGCCATGGCTGCGGGGGCGCGTGATTACCTGGTCAAGCCCTTTAACAGCAGCGAGCTGGCCGAAACAATCCGCAGAGCAGGTGCTTTTCATAAGAAAAGGCAGGTTCATTTTAGCGGCGGGCAGGTTGCTGGCGCCACCCCGCAACCGGCCCGCATCCCCGGCAAAGTGATCACTCTTTTCAGCACCAAAGGCGGCGTAGGGCGCACTACCCTGGCCTGCAACCTGGCCGTCGCCCTGGCCCAGGGGACGGGCCAAAAGGTGGTTCTGGTTGATCTGGATCTGGCGGGCGGGGACGCGGCGGTGCTCCTGAATATGCCCACCAAAGGAACCGTCACCGAAGTAATTCAGGAACCTGATTACGCGGACCCCTCCCTTCTGGAGAGCTATCTTGCCCCCCACTTTTCGGGGATCAATGCTCTGCTGTCCCCAGCCGACCCGGAGCAGGCAGAAACGGTTACGGGAGCACAGGTGACGGTAATTTTGCAAACTTTAAAGAAAAGTTATGACTACGTGGTGGTGGATACTTGCGCTTACTTAAATGAGGTGGTTGTTGGCGCCCTGGAAGCCGCCGATCAGGTTCTCGTCCTGGTTACCCAGGATCTGCCGGCCTTGAAACATGCACGCCTGAACATCGATATTCTCGAACGCTTGAACTTTCATTCCAAAATAAAGCTCATTTTGAACAAGACCCGTCCGGATATGCTCAAACCAAACGAGCTCGAAAAAAGCTTAAATTTTTCCCTCTGGCATGCTGTGCCTGCCGAAGAGAAAATCGTCCTGCCCTCTATCAACAGGGGAATGCCCTTCGTTCTGGCCGAGGCGGGGAGCGCAATCAGCCAGAGCATATTTGAACTGGCCGGGTTGCTGACGCGCGGGGAGGAAGAAGCGGCCGGAAAAGGCAGGATTGTGCCGGAGAGCCGCGCCGATTATCGTGAGCGGAAGTCGCTGTTGGGCAAGTTTTTCAAAACATCCGCGAAACCCGTTTCGTTAAGATAG